The window TCGCGCAGGGAAGGCCGAGTGATTGGCTACACCTGTATGCTGCTGTGCGGTTTTCCTGCGTGTGCTTTTCGCGCAGCGGACCGCGGGTGCCAGCCGGCACCCGGCCTTCCCTGTGCCCTCTTGGACAAGAGGGTGGAGTGACCAAGCAAAGCTCGGGCGAATGCGCCGCGAGAATGCGGCGGTGCGTCCGCCTACTCCTTGTCCCTAACGCTAGGGACAGACACGTTGCTGCGATCCGCTTAGCATGATCCGCCTAGTCGCTCGGGACCGCGGGACGCCTTCTGGGCAGCGACGGCGCCTCCTGGGGAGCACTGCAAGCTCGCCGATGTACCCGGCGGAGGCATCAAAGCGGACGGGAGGAACAGGACATGAAGATCGGTTTCGCGCGAGCCTCGCTTCTTGTGGCATGCGTCCTCTATGGACATGCTGCTCACGCGGACATCAAGATTGGAATCGTGATTTCGGCAAGCGGCCCGGGATCCGCACTGGGCCAACCGCAGCTTAGGACGGTTGCAGCTCTTCCGAAAGAGATCGGTGGAGAGAAGGTGACCTATATCGTCCTGGACGACGAGTCGGATTCGACCAAAGGGATCCAGAACGCGCGCCGGCTGGTGATCCAGGACAAGGTCGACGTGCTGGTCGGCTCCTCTCTGACCCCGGTGACCATGCCGATGCTGGATGTCGCGCTCGAATCGAAGACGCCGCTGCTGTCGCTCGCCGCCGCTACGGCCATCGTCCAACCGATGGATGAGAAGCGCGCCTGGGCTTTCAAGGTCGTTCCCAATGACGACCTCATGGCGGCCGCCATCCTGAAGCATATCGCGACATCAGGCGTGAAGACGCTCGGCTATATCGGCGTTTCTGATGGATACGGCGAGGGCTACTACAAGGAGGTGAGCCGCCTCGCGCCCGCGTTGGGCCTGACCGTGACCACACATGAAGTCTATGCACGCGCCGACACCAGCGTCACCGGTCAGGCGCTGAAGGTGATGTCGACCAATCCCGATGCCGTCTTCATCGCGTCCGCGGGAACTCCGGCGGTCTTGCCGCAGCAGGCGCTCCGCGAGCGAGGATACGCCGGGAAGATATTTCAGACACACGGCGTGGCCAGTGAGGAGTTCATCAAGCTCGGTGGCGCGAACGTCGAAGGTGCCGTATTCGCGGGCGAGGCTTTTACCATTGCCGCCGATCTTCCCGCGGGAGATCCGTTCCGTCGCTCCACGGAGGAGTTCGTGACCGCGTATGAAGCGGCGAACGGGCAAAAGCCCAACATGTTTGCTGCTCACCTCTGGGATGTCGTCGCGCTGATCGGAAAAGCCGCACCGGATGCGCTGAAGATGGCAAAGCCTGGCACAACCGAATTTCGCGCGGCTCTGCGGGACGCACTCGAGCGAGGGCAGAACATCTATCTCAACAATGGGCTGTCGAACATGAGCAAGACCGATCACAACGGCTATGATGAGCGCTCGGCCTTTCTCATCAAGGTCGAAGGCGGGAAGTTCCGCCTGGCAAAGTAGCGGCGCGCCAATCAGGTCTTGTACGAGGTCGTGGGCGCGGGCAACCACGACTACGCGGATCCTGGTTGATGGTCCGTTGGGAGCCAGAGATGGTTGATTGGGATAGGGTCGTTCCATTCCCGGGCACCACCAGAAAAATCGATTTTCGATTTTCTATTGACCCCTCCGCGCGGCCTTGCCATCATTCGACCCATGGGTCCGCTTCAGTTTCATATGACCGGAAGCCCCGGGGATGGTCCGCGCAGCCTGACATCTGCGTTGCACGAGCGCTTGCGCGCCGACATCCTGGCGACGCGGCTGCTTCCGGGGCAGAAGCTGCATATCGCCGGCCTCGCCAAACAGTTTTCCGTGAGCCTTGCCGCCGTACGTGAGGCGCTTTCCCGACTGGTCGCCGACGGGCTCGTGCTGGCGTCCGACCAGCGTGGCTTCCGGGTGAGCCAGGTGTCACTCGCCGATCTCGCCGACGTGACGCAGACCCGGATCGACATCGAGGGCCTTGCGCTCCGTCGCTCGATCGAGCGGGGCGACGATGCCTGGCTTGCCTCGGTGAAATCCGCCTGGGCGGACCTGAAGGCCGTTCCCTATCGCTACCCCGACGACCCGACAGTGCATTATGAGGAGTGGGTGGTCCGCCATCGCATCTTCCATCGTGCACTGGTCAATGCCTGCGGCTCGCCGTGGCTGCTCGGCTTCCGCGACGTGCTGCACGAACAAAGCGAGCGATATCGCCGCCTCTCGATCCGCAGGGAGGTCGGCAAGCCGCGCGACGTCGAGGCTGAACATAAGGCGATTGTCGCTGCCGTCGTCAAACGCGACGTGGATGCGGCGGTTCGCGCATTGGCAAAGCACTTCGGCATCACCAAAGAGTTTGTCGAGCTCGCCGCGCCTCGCATTGCGGAGGTGAACGGCGCGAACTGACGATCCGGAAAAATTCGGCAAAGAAAAACAGAGACCGGGAGGAAACAGATCATGAAAATAACTCGCCGCAAGGCGCTATTGGCGTCGCTCTTCGTAGCCGGCGTGCTCGCCGGCCCTGCCGCCGCGGCCGAAACCATCCGCGTCGGCCTGCCGACCAAGACCTACTGGCCGACGACGATCGCCGAGACGGCCGTGCGGCAGAAATTGTTCGAGAAGGAAGGCATCCAGGCCGAACTGACGATCTACCGCAGTGGTGCAGAGACGTTCGAAGGCATGGCTGCGGGTGCGGCCGACATCATCCTCGATCCGCCCTCGCTGGTCTCCGCGGGACGCAAGAAGGGTGTGATGTCACGGATCGTGGCCAATGCCGCGATGGGAAATTTTGGCTGGCAGTTGATGGTCCCGGCCAAGTCGACGCTCGACGTCAAGGGCCTCAACGGCAAGAAGGTCGCGATCACCGCCGCCGGCTCCGGTTCCGACCTGCTCGCACTGTGGACACTCCAGGACAAGAAGATCGACTTCACGCGCGTCCCGGTTGGGGGCGGCGGTCTGGTGCCGAACCTCCTGGCAGGCAACGTCGATGCCGCCGTGGTCTATTCGCCGCTGAGCTTCCAGATCTCGAAGTCGGGCGAAGCCAAGTCGATTCTCGATTATGCCACGGCGGTGCCGCCGAACCTCACGGCAGGCTGGATCGTGCTGGACAAATTGGCGGAGACAAAGCCTCAGCTGGTTCAGAAGGCGGTGAACGCCCTCTATGGCGCGGTTGCGTTCATGCGCGCCAATCGCGACATGACCGTCAAGCTGATCGCCGAGCTCTACGAAATGCCGGCCGAGATCGCCGCCCTGGAATATGACAACACGATCATGAAGCTCGAGACCAGCGGCGACATGGGCGCACCTGACGTGAACGCGGCCGTGCAGCTGTCCCTAGACCTCGCCAAGCTCGGCGGGCTCAAGGACATCGTGCCGGTCGAGGACGTCATCTCGACCAGGTTCAAGCCGGTTCCAACCAAGCCGTAACGATGCAGAACTCGCTCGCCATCAAGCTCGCACGGATCGCGATCGTCATCGCGGTCCTGGCGCTGTGGGAGTTGCTGTCGCGCACCGGCATCGTCAATCCGCGCCTGCTGCCCTCGGCGTCCGACACGTTTGCGACGCTCGGTGACCTCCTGCAGCGCGCGGCCGTGCGGAAAGACCTGATGGTGACGGCGACCGAAGTGCTGGCTGCATTCGCGCTGGCCGTCCCCTTCGGTGCCGTGATCGGCTTCCTGGTTGCGGAGAACCGCTACTTCGCCGACGTGGCCAAGCCGCTGCTGTTCTTTGCCTTCAGCATCCCGAAGTCGATCTTCCTGCCGATGTTCATCCTCGTATTCGGCGTCGGCTTCGCCCAGAAGGTCGGCTTTGGCTTCTTCTCCACGATCTTCATCGTGATCATGTCGACGACCACGGCGGTGGAGTCGGTCAAGGTCGAGCATCTCACGGTGGCGCGCTCGTATGGCGCAACTCCGATGCAGACCGCTCTCCGGGTCTATCTGCCGAGCATGCTGCCGGTGCTGCTGGAGGCCCTGCGAATCTCCATGATCTTCAACCTCACCGGCGTGATCCTTGCCGAGATGTACGCCTCGCGCGACGGCATCGGCCACCAGATCGCGACCTGGGGCGAGAACTTTCAAATGAAGCAGCTCCTCGCGGGCGTCGTGATGGTCGCCGCGATCGCCATGACCTTCAACGAACTTGTCAGATGGGTGGAAACGCGATGCAGCCATTGGCGAACGTGACACCGTTGAAGCCTCCTGCGCGGGCCGGCGCGATCGAGGTGAAGAATGTCGGCCAGGTCTTCAAGACCAGGTCCCAGGACGTGGTCGCCCTGGAAGACGTTTCGCTCGATATCAAGCCGGGTCGCTTCGTCGTGCTGGTCGGCCCGAGCGGGTGCGGCAAGTCGACGCTTTTGATGATGATGGCGGGCCTGCGCCAGCAGACCTCGGGCACGATCACGATCAATGGCGCGCCGATTCCGCAGCCCGATCCGGACAGGGTTGGCGTGGTGTTCCAGGAGGCGAGCCTGTTTCCCTGGCTGACGGCCGAAGACAACGTCGAGTTTCCGCTGGCCCTGCGTGGCGTGCCCAAGGCGGAGCGCCGCGCCAAGGCGCAGGATGCGCTCACGCTGGTCGGCCTCGACGGATTCGGCAGGCGCCATCCGCACGAGCTCTCGGGCGGCATGAAGCAGCGCGTCTCGATCGCGCGTGGGCTGGTGCAGGACCCGCCGGTGCTGCTGATGGACGAGCCGTTCGCGGCGCTCGACGAGCAGACCCGCATGACCATGGGTGACGAGCTGCTGCGCATCTGGGCGGCGACCGGCAAGACCGTCGTCTTCGTCACGCACAGTCTCACCGAAGCGGTCTATCTCGCCGACGAGGTGATCGTGATGTCGGCGCGGCCCGGCCGCATCGTCGATCATCTCCAGGTCCAACTGCCGCGGCCCCGCACCTTTGAGATGCTGAGCGGCGATGCCTTCGGGAGCTTGCGCGACCGCATCTGGCGGCATATCCGCAAATCGGCATGAGGCGGAGATGAACGCCAAATTAAGTGCGAAGACGCTGCGACGTCTGATCGTGATCGGCCTGATTGCGCTGTGGGAGCTGCTGCCGCGCACCGGTCTCATTCCCGAGCTGTTCCTGCCGTCCCTGTCATCGACGCTGATGGCCGGATGGACCGACGCGGCCGAATACGGTCACGCGCTCGCAGTGACGCTTTATGAGGTGCTGATCTCCATGGCCTTCGCCTGCGGCGGCGGCATCCTGCTTGGCGCTATCGTCGGCAGCCTGCCGCGTCCGCGCGTCCTGATCATGCCGATGGTGTCGAGCCTCTATGCGGTGCCGCTCGTGATCCTCTATCCCGTCTTCACGGTGTGGCTCGGCATCGGCTCGGAATCCAAGATCGCCTTCGCCTCGATTTACGGTTTCCTGCCAACGATGCTGGCCACCGCCGCCGGCATCCAGACCATCGACCCTCAGCTCCTGCTCGCGGCACGCAGCATGGGCGCCACGCTGAACCAGCGGTTGGTTCGCGTCATCATTCCCGCGGCGATTCCGACCGTGCTGTCGGGGCTCCGCGTGGGAGGCGCGCTGGTCATCGTTGGCGTCGTCGTCTCGGAGATGCTGATTTCCTCGGCCGGCATCGGTTATTTGATCTCCCGCTACCGCACGATCCTCGACAGTCCGCACGTGTTCGCCGGCGTCCTCCTCGTGCTGTTCATGGCGATCGCCTTCAATGCCGCGATCCGGGGGATCGAGCGCAAGGCGGCGATCTGGCAGACCGGCACGCGCGCTGGTCAGGCCAACGATGACATCGCATCGGGCGCGATGCAGCCGGCGACCTGAGGAAATTCCGCGTGTTCGATCTGACCCTGACATTCGACAACGGCCCCGATCCCAACGTGACGCAGCGCGTGCTCGACACTCTCGGAGAGCGCGGCATCAAGACCACGTTCTTCGTCATCGGCGAGAAGCTCGCCGATCCCGCGCGGCATGGCCTTGCGATGCGCGCGCACGGAGAGGGGCACTGGATCGGCAATCACACCTTCACCCACAGCATCCCGCTCGGTGAGCAGCCGGATCGCGACACAGCGAAGAGCGAAATTGGCCGCACCCAGACTGCGATCGGTGATCTCGCCCATCCACAGCGCTGGTTCCGGCCGTTCGGTGGCGGCGGCAACCTTGATACGCGGCTGCTGAAACCATCCGTCGTCGATTACCTCATCCGCAACAAGCACAGCTGCGTGCTCTGGAATGCGATTCCCCGCGATTGGGACGATCCCGACGGCTGGACCGAGCGCGCCGTTGTCCAGTGCAGCCGGCAGCCCTGGACGCTGATGGTTCTGCACGATCTTCCGACCGGGGCGATGAACCATCTGGAGCGGTTCCTCGACCGCGCCGAGGCGGCCGGCGCCCGTTTCCGCCAGGATTTCCCGCCACAATGCGTTCCGATCCGCAATGGCGCGATCGCACTTCCGATCAACGACTATGTTTCCTCCATCGAAGAGAGCGTTTGACTGATGAAAGTTGCAAGCTTCACGACCGCCGGCACCGCGAGCTTTGGTATTGTCACCGACAACGGCGTCATCGATGCCGGCAAGCGTCTCAAGGCCTATCCGACGCTGAAGACGCTGCTTGCCAAGGGATCACTCGACGAACTGAAAAAGCTTGCCGGCGAGAAGCCGGACTATTCGCTGCAGGACGTTACGCTGCTGCCGACGGTCCCTGATCCCGACAAGATCTTCTGCATCGGCGTCAACTACGCCACGCATCTGGCCGAGAGCGGCCATCCCACCCCGCCACACCCGATGATCTTCACCCGTTTCGCCAACAGCCAGGTCGGACATGGCCAGCCGATGATCCGGCCGCTCGAATCCGAGCGATTCGACTATGAGGGCGAGATGGCGGTTGTCATCGGCAAGGCCGGCCGCCGCATCTCGCGCGAAGCCGCGTTGAGCCATGTCGCCGGTTATGCCTGCTACAATGACGGTAGCATCCGCGACTGGCAGCGTCACACCTCACAATTCGCGCCCGGCAAGAATTTCGCCGGCACAGGCGGCTTTGGGCCCTGGATGGTCACGACCGACGAATTGACCGACGTCAGCAAGCAGACCTTGATTACCCGGCTCAACGGCGTCGAGGTGCAGAAGGCCCCGATCTCCGATCTCGTCTTCGACGTGCCGGCGCTGATTGCTTACTGCTCGACCTTCACCGAGCTCGCGCCAGGCGACGTCATCGTCACAGGGACGACCGGCGGTGTCGGCGCTTATCGCAATCCGCCGTTGTGGATGAAGGGCGGCGACGTCGTGGAGATCGAGATTTCCGGGATCGGGATTCTCCGCAATCCCGTCAAGGATGAAGTGCCGGCCAGGGCGACGCGCGCAACCTGATTGGCTGCGCTCGACAACAACAAGAAGGAGACCCTCATGCCGATGCCAACGCATATCCTCCCGACCACGGTGGTCGGAAGTTATCCGCAGCCGGAATGGCTGGTGAATCGCGCCATGCTGTCGAAGGTGGTGCCGCGCACGCGCCTGCACGACATGTGGCGGCTGCCAGCGGAACATCTGGAGGAGGCCCAGGATGATGCGACGATCGTCGCGATCCGCGACATGGAGCGCGCCGGCATCGACATCGTGACCGATGGCGAAATCCGCCGCGAGAGCTACTCCAACCGCTTCGCCACGGCGCTCGACGGTATCGACGCGGACAATCCCGCGATAATCGTGGCGCGCACCGGTAACACCCAGACCCCGGTGCCACGTGTCGTCGGGCCAGTGAAACGCAAGGGGCCGGTCGAGCTGCACGACATGCAGTTCCTGCGCAGGAACACCGATCGTGCAGCGAAGATCACCCTGCCGGGTCCGTTCACCATGAGCCAGCAGGCCAAGAACGAGTTCTACAAGGACGACGAAGAGCTCGCGATGGCCTTGGCGGAGGCCGTCAATGCCGAAGCACTCGATCTGCAAAGAGCAGGCGCGGACGTGATCCAGCTCGACGAGCCCTGGGTCCGGAACAATCCGGATGCCGCCAGGCGCTACGCCGTCAAGGCGATCAACCGCGCGCTGAAGGGCATCACAGTGCCGACCGTCGTGCATCTGTGTTTCGGCTATGCGGCGGTCGTGCCAGGCTCGAACAAGCCGGCCGGTTATTCGTTCCTCGCCGAGCTCGACGATACGACTGCCGACCAGATCTCGATCGAGGCGGCGCAGCCAAAACTCGATCTCGGTGTTCTGAAGGACCTCTCCTCAAAGAAAATCATGCTTGGCGTGCTCGACCTCGCAGACCCCCAGATCGAGAGCGTCGACACGGTCGCCGACCGCATTCGCAACGGCCTGAAATATGTGTCGCCTGATCGTCTCGTTCCGGCGCCCGATTGCGGCATGAAATACATGCCACGCGCTGTCGCGTTCGGGAAATTGAAGGCGATGTGCGATGCGGCGGCGAAGGTTCGGCAGGAGCTTCGTTGACGAGGTTCGAGCCGTTCGCCAGCGATTGCACGATCCGGGTCTCTGGTCCGCCTCAGACCCAGCCGCCATCGACGATGTAGTGCTGAGCTGTGCAGGCGGAGGCCTCGTCGGAAGCGAGGAAGATGGTGAACTTCGCGACCTCGTCCGGCACGAGCTTGCGCTTCAGGCATTGTCGTTGCATCAGCTCGACTTCGCCCTGTGGCGTCATCCATTTCTCGAGCTGGCGCTCGGTCATGATCCATCCCGGTGCGATCGCGTTCACGCGGATGTTGTAGGCGCCGTAATCGCGCGCCAGAGAGCGCGTGAGACCGATCACGCCTGATTTGCTGGCGGTGTAGGCGGCCATGCCGCCTTGTCCGGCGATCCACGACACCGAGCCGAAATTGATGATGGCGCCGGCGTTCGCCGCCTTCATGTCCGGCAACACGGCTTGCGCAGCAAAGAACTGGTGCTTCAAGTTGACCGCGAGACGATTGTCCCAATATTCCGGTGTCATTTCCTCGGTGCTGTGCCGTTCGTCGTGCGCGGCATTGTTGACGAGGATGTTGATCGCGCCGTGCACGTTGCGCGCCTCCGCGACGCCGGCACGTAACGCGGCGATATCGGTCAAGTCGACACGCATGAAACGCGCGCTAAGACCTTGATCCGACAGCTCGCGTGCCAGGGATTGGCCCTCGTCGACTTTGATGTCGAAGAACACGACATTGGATTTCTGCTGGGCGAAGCGCCGCACGATCGCAGCGCCAATTCCGGATGCGCCTCCGGTGACGAGAACGACCTTGCCGGCGAGGTCGGAATAAACGGCAGCCATGGATATCCCTCGATTGCGTTAGGGCAGCGCGACGCGCCCGACTCTCCCGCGCACCTTAGCGATCTCCTTCGTGAGGTGCATAGATCAGAATTTCAGTTGCGTACCTCAAAAATCGAAGGCAGGATTGCGCCAAAGAATAAATGCGGTTGGGAGGAATGTGATGAGACTGCTCGGGAAACTGGGACTGGCCGTTGTCGCATGCCTGTTCGGAGCGAAATTGGCTGCGGCCGATACGACGGTGAAGTGGCTTCACATCGAGGCCAACCCGGCCCAGGTCAAAATCTGGGAGGAGGTTGCGCGCGCCTATGAGGGGTCGCATCCGGGCGTCAAAGTCGAAATGCAGTTCCTCGAGAACGAGGCTTACAAGGCCAAGCTGCCGACCATCCTGCAATCCAAAGACCGGCCCAACATCATCTACAGCTGGGCCGGCGGTGTCCTGAAGACGCAGATCGAGGCCGGCGTGCTCGACGACATCACCGATTCTGTGAAGGGCTACAGCAACAATCTCACACCCGCGGCGCTCGCCGCCTTCACCAGCAACGGCCGCGTTTATGGTCTGCCCACAGCGCTCTCCCAGGTCGGCTTCCTCTGCAACAAGGAGCTGATGGCTAAGGGGAAGGTCGATGCTGCCGGGATCAAGAGCTGGGACGATCTGCTTGCTGCCGTGAAGGCGTTGAAATCCGCCGGCGTAACCCCGATCGTGGTCGGCGGCGCCGACAAATGGCCGCTGCACTTCTACTGGACGCATCTTGCGGTGCGCATCGGCGGCAAGGCGGCGTTCGATGCGGCGTTGCGTGGCGAGAACGGTGGCTTCGCCGGGGAAACCTTCCAGAAATCCGGCGAGCTGTTCAAGCAACTCGTGGATCTCCAGCCGTTCCAGAATGGCTTCCTGGGTTTCAAGAACCCGCAGGCGGTCGGCTATTTCGGCGACGGCAAGGCGGCGATGACGCTCGCGATCAGCACGGTCTATCATCTGCAGCGCGCTCTCGCCGCCGACAAGGTCGGATTGACCGAAGACAAGATGTGCTGGTTCGACTTCCCGGTCGTGACCGGCGGCAAGGGTGCGCCGACCGATACGCTCGGCGGCATTACCGGTTGGCTGATTACGAAAGGCTCGCCGAAGGAAGCCGTCGATTTTCTGAAATACTTCGTCTCCAAAGATGTGCAGACGCGGCTTGCCGCCGGCAACTTCATCATCCCGGTGGTGCAGGGCGCGGACGCAGGGCTGAACAACGCCTTCATGAAGCTGATCGCCGCCAATCTGGCGAAGTCGAATTACCATCAGAACTTCTATGACCAGAGCCTGGGTCCGTCGGTCGGCCGCGTCGTCAACGACGTCACGGCCGAAATCGCCGGCGGCAGCATGAGCCCGCAAGAGGCTGCCAAGGCGATCGAGGCGGCGTGGAAGCAGGGCAACTGACGGTGGCGCGGCGGACCGCGAGCGTGTCGGTGATCGGTGCTGCTGGCGAGATGGTGCCCCAGGTCACGGTCCGTGGCCCGAGTTGGGACGGCAGGCTGACGGTGCTCATCCTGTTCCTGCCGCCGGCGCTGCTATTGTTCACGTTGTTCGTTGTGCTGCCGATCGGCCAAGCAGCCTGGTATTCGGGCTTCAACTGGAACGGGTTCGGCAGGCCGACCAACTGGATTGGCTTGGACAATTACCGCTTCGTGCTCGAGACCCGCGCCTTCTGGCTCGCGCTGCGTAACAACGGGCTGATCATCGCTGTTTCGCTCGCCATCCAGCTGCCGCTTGCGCTCACGCTGACCTTGATGCTCGCCGAGCGCTTTCGCGGGGCAGTGGCGCTGCGCATGCTGTTCTTCATGCCTTATATCCTGGCGGAGATCGCGACCGGGCTGATCTTCAGCTTCGTCTATGATGGCGACTACGGCCTTGTGGCGTCGATCTGGCGCAGCTTCGGCGCCGAGCCGCCGCATCTGCTGGCCTCGACCGATACGGCCATGCTGGCGGTGCTGATCGTGATCGTCTGGAAGTACTTTGGCTTCCACATGATGCTGTTCATCGCAGCGCTCCAGGGCCTCGACAAGAGCCTGGTCGAGGCGGCACGCATCGACGGCGCGACCCGATCGCAAGCCCTGCGGCATGTGGTCATCCCGTTGCTCTATCCGACGATAAGGCTCTCCGTGTTCTTCGCTATCGTCGGTTCGCTGCAGCTGTTCGACCTCGTCATGCCCCTGACGCGCGGCGGGCCAGCGGACTCCTCGAACACGATAGTGAGCTTTCTCTACAACAACGGCATCTCGCGCATGCGGGTCGGCTACGGCAGCGCCATCGGCGTCATCCTGTTTGCGATCTGCGTGACCTTTGCTTTCACGTACAAGCGATGGTTCATGCGCGATGAGTAACGCGAAGGCCATCCGCGCGCCGTTCGATCCCTCAATGCTGTTCAAGATGGTGTTCCTCGCCGTCGTCGCCATCATCGTCGTGGTGCCGCTGCTCGCGACCTTGTTCGGTGGCTTCAAATCGCTCGGCGAACTGCGCGTCAATCCATTTGGCTTGCCACGTCACTGGGAGTGGCAGAACTATGCCGACATTCTGTTCTCTGCACGCTACTGGCAGCTCTTGCGCAACTCGCTGATCATCTCGACCCTCACGGTGGCACTGACCCTGATCGTCGCTTCAATGGCAGCGTTCACCTTCGCCCATATCAGGTTCTACGGCAGCTCGATGTTGCTGAGCTACCTGACGCTGGGCCTGCTGTTTCCGGCCGCGACAGCGGTGCTGCCGCTCTTCATCAAGGTGCGCGATCTCGGGCTGCTCGATACATATTTTGGCGTTGCCCTGCCACAGGCGGCCTTCGGTCTTGCGATGAGCGTGCTGCTGCTGCGGCGTTTCTTCAAAGACATCCCGTACGAACTGCTGGAGGCCGCGCTGGTCGACGGCTGCAGCTATATCAAATTCTTCCGCTATGTAACGTTGCCGTTGTCGCGGCCGATCCTGGCGACCGTCGGTACCATCACCTTCGTCAACAGCTGGAACGCCTATCTGCTGCCGCTGGTGATGCTCAACACCGACGCGCTCTATCCCTGGCCGCTCGGCATCATGGTTTATCAGGGCGAGTATTCGTCCGAGTGGCATCTGATCCTGGCCTTCATCACGTTGACCATCTTGCCGACGATCATTCTCTTCCTCCTGGCGCAGAAACACATCGTCGCAGGCCTCACCGCCGGCGCGGTCAAGGGATGAACGGTACCTCACGGAGATCGCAATGATAAAAGTCGGCATCGGCATCATCGGCTGTGGCAATATCAGCACCGCTTATCTGAAGGCGGCCCAACGCTTCCCGGTCATGGACATCAAGGCGCTCGCCGATATGCGCAGCGATGCGGCAGAGCGGCAAGGCGCCGCCTTCGGCCTGTCGGCAATGCGGGTTGATCAACTACTCAAGCGGGACGATGTCGAGATCGTCGTCAATCTCACCGTGCCACTCGCCCACACTGACGTCAGCCTCGCAGTGCTGAACGCCGGCAAGCACGTTCATTCCGAGAAGCCGCTCGGCATCAACGTCACGGAAGCCCGCAAGGTGATGGATCTCGCCGCGCAGAAGGGTCTTCGCGTCGGCTGCGCACCCGATACGTTCCTTGGCGGTGGGCACCAGACCGCGCGCAAGCTGATCGACGATGGTGCGATCGGCACGCCCGTGGCCGGCAGCGCGTTCTTCGGCTGCCCCGGCCATGAGCGTTGGCATCCGGCGCCGGGTTTCTACTATTTGCGCGGCGGCGGGCCCATGCTTGACATGGGCCCGTACTACATCACCGATCTCGTGCAACTGCTCGGCCCGGTGGCGAGCGTAATGGGCTCGACTGCGCGCCCGAAATCCGAGCGGCTGGTCACCAGCCAGCCGATGAACGGAACGCTGATCCCAGTCGAAGTTGCGACCCATGTCGCCGGCACGCTGGAATTCGAGAGCGGAGCGGTGGTCTCGATCGCGATGAGCTTTGATGTGCCGAAGCACCGGCACGCGCCGATCGAGATCTATGGCGACAAGGGCAGCATGCTCGTGCCCGATCCGAACCGCTTCGGCGGCGAGGTGCAGGTCGCGAAGACCGGCGGCGAATGGGAGCCGGTGCCGCTGACTCACGGTCATGTCGATGGCGAGTTCCGTTCCATCGGTGTCGCCGACATGGCATCTGCGATCCTGAACAATCGGCCGCATCGTGCCAGCGGCGCGCTTGCTTTCCACGTGCTGGAAGTGAT of the Bradyrhizobium sp. WSM1417 genome contains:
- a CDS encoding uroporphyrinogen decarboxylase family protein; this encodes MPMPTHILPTTVVGSYPQPEWLVNRAMLSKVVPRTRLHDMWRLPAEHLEEAQDDATIVAIRDMERAGIDIVTDGEIRRESYSNRFATALDGIDADNPAIIVARTGNTQTPVPRVVGPVKRKGPVELHDMQFLRRNTDRAAKITLPGPFTMSQQAKNEFYKDDEELAMALAEAVNAEALDLQRAGADVIQLDEPWVRNNPDAARRYAVKAINRALKGITVPTVVHLCFGYAAVVPGSNKPAGYSFLAELDDTTADQISIEAAQPKLDLGVLKDLSSKKIMLGVLDLADPQIESVDTVADRIRNGLKYVSPDRLVPAPDCGMKYMPRAVAFGKLKAMCDAAAKVRQELR
- a CDS encoding fumarylacetoacetate hydrolase family protein — its product is MKVASFTTAGTASFGIVTDNGVIDAGKRLKAYPTLKTLLAKGSLDELKKLAGEKPDYSLQDVTLLPTVPDPDKIFCIGVNYATHLAESGHPTPPHPMIFTRFANSQVGHGQPMIRPLESERFDYEGEMAVVIGKAGRRISREAALSHVAGYACYNDGSIRDWQRHTSQFAPGKNFAGTGGFGPWMVTTDELTDVSKQTLITRLNGVEVQKAPISDLVFDVPALIAYCSTFTELAPGDVIVTGTTGGVGAYRNPPLWMKGGDVVEIEISGIGILRNPVKDEVPARATRAT
- a CDS encoding extracellular solute-binding protein gives rise to the protein MRLLGKLGLAVVACLFGAKLAAADTTVKWLHIEANPAQVKIWEEVARAYEGSHPGVKVEMQFLENEAYKAKLPTILQSKDRPNIIYSWAGGVLKTQIEAGVLDDITDSVKGYSNNLTPAALAAFTSNGRVYGLPTALSQVGFLCNKELMAKGKVDAAGIKSWDDLLAAVKALKSAGVTPIVVGGADKWPLHFYWTHLAVRIGGKAAFDAALRGENGGFAGETFQKSGELFKQLVDLQPFQNGFLGFKNPQAVGYFGDGKAAMTLAISTVYHLQRALAADKVGLTEDKMCWFDFPVVTGGKGAPTDTLGGITGWLITKGSPKEAVDFLKYFVSKDVQTRLAAGNFIIPVVQGADAGLNNAFMKLIAANLAKSNYHQNFYDQSLGPSVGRVVNDVTAEIAGGSMSPQEAAKAIEAAWKQGN
- a CDS encoding SDR family NAD(P)-dependent oxidoreductase; amino-acid sequence: MAAVYSDLAGKVVLVTGGASGIGAAIVRRFAQQKSNVVFFDIKVDEGQSLARELSDQGLSARFMRVDLTDIAALRAGVAEARNVHGAINILVNNAAHDERHSTEEMTPEYWDNRLAVNLKHQFFAAQAVLPDMKAANAGAIINFGSVSWIAGQGGMAAYTASKSGVIGLTRSLARDYGAYNIRVNAIAPGWIMTERQLEKWMTPQGEVELMQRQCLKRKLVPDEVAKFTIFLASDEASACTAQHYIVDGGWV
- a CDS encoding carbohydrate ABC transporter permease, with the translated sequence MARRTASVSVIGAAGEMVPQVTVRGPSWDGRLTVLILFLPPALLLFTLFVVLPIGQAAWYSGFNWNGFGRPTNWIGLDNYRFVLETRAFWLALRNNGLIIAVSLAIQLPLALTLTLMLAERFRGAVALRMLFFMPYILAEIATGLIFSFVYDGDYGLVASIWRSFGAEPPHLLASTDTAMLAVLIVIVWKYFGFHMMLFIAALQGLDKSLVEAARIDGATRSQALRHVVIPLLYPTIRLSVFFAIVGSLQLFDLVMPLTRGGPADSSNTIVSFLYNNGISRMRVGYGSAIGVILFAICVTFAFTYKRWFMRDE
- a CDS encoding carbohydrate ABC transporter permease, coding for MSNAKAIRAPFDPSMLFKMVFLAVVAIIVVVPLLATLFGGFKSLGELRVNPFGLPRHWEWQNYADILFSARYWQLLRNSLIISTLTVALTLIVASMAAFTFAHIRFYGSSMLLSYLTLGLLFPAATAVLPLFIKVRDLGLLDTYFGVALPQAAFGLAMSVLLLRRFFKDIPYELLEAALVDGCSYIKFFRYVTLPLSRPILATVGTITFVNSWNAYLLPLVMLNTDALYPWPLGIMVYQGEYSSEWHLILAFITLTILPTIILFLLAQKHIVAGLTAGAVKG